Proteins encoded in a region of the Raphanus sativus cultivar WK10039 chromosome 8, ASM80110v3, whole genome shotgun sequence genome:
- the LOC108833277 gene encoding vacuolar iron transporter homolog 4-like, with protein MMESYNVNNSLNIDLEKDQETAFNYSKRSPWIRAAVLGANDGLVSTASLMMGVGAVKPDVKTMLLTGFAGLVAGACSMAIGEFVSVYSQYDIEVAQIKRESGEEIEKAKLPSPMLASVASAVAFILGATVPLLAAAFVKTYEMRIVVIAAAVTFVLVMIGWLGAVLGKAPVVKSLARTLIGGWLAMTVTFGVTTLFRSHFRSHGL; from the coding sequence ATGATGGAGTCCTATAACGTGAACAACAGCTTGAACATAGACCTGGAGAAAGATCAAGAAACTGCTTTCAACTACTCAAAACGATCTCCGTGGATACGCGCTGCCGTGCTTGGTGCCAACGACGGTCTTGTCTCAACGGCTTCACTTATGATGGGTGTCGGTGCGGTTAAGCCAGACGTCAAAACCATGCTTTTAACCGGGTTCGCAGGCTTAGTTGCCGGAGCTTGTAGCATGGCAATCGGAGAGTTTGTCTCCGTATACTCTCAGTACGACATAGAGGTGGCTCAAATAAAGAGAGAGAGCGGAGAAGAGATAGAGAAAGCAAAGCTTCCGAGCCCGATGCTAGCGTCTGTTGCATCTGCGGTAGCGTTTATTCTGGGAGCGACTGTGCCTTTATTGGCGGCTGCGTTTGTGAAAACGTATGAAATGAGGATTGTAGTGATTGCTGCGGCGGTGACGTTCGTTTTGGTTATGATTGGGTGGTTAGGAGCGGTTTTGGGGAAAGCACCGGTGGTTAAGTCGTTGGCTAGGACTCTGATTGGAGGATGGTTAGCTATGACGGTTACGTTTGGTGTAACCACACTGTTTAGATCACATTTTAGATCACATGGTTTGTGA